A portion of the Corynebacterium rouxii genome contains these proteins:
- the dnaE gene encoding DNA polymerase III subunit alpha, whose protein sequence is MAKKSSFVHLHNHTEYSMLDGMAKVDMLAEEVVRQGMPAVGMTDHGNMFGSDAFYRAMKAAGVKPIIGIEAYMAPGSRLHKERVRWGEPHQKSDDVSASGAYLHQTMLAENVEGLHNLFYLSSMASYEGQLGKWPRMDAELIAEHATGIIATTGCPSGDVQTRLRLGQFDEALEAAAMWQDIYGKENYFLELMDHGLEIENRVRSELLEIGRKLDLPPLVTNDCHYVLESQAPAHEAMLCVQTGKTLSDPDRFKFDGSGYYIKTAEQMRETWDSLVPQACDNTLWIAERVQDYGEIWEPHPHDRMPIADVPEGHTPTSWLRHEVHEGLRMRFNGGEVPQNYIERAEFEIDVIDMKGYPSYFLIVAELIKHARSIGIRVGPGRGSAAGALVAYALTITNIDPMEHGLLFERFLNPERPSAPDIDIDFDDRRRGEMIRYAAQRWGEDKIAQVITFGTVKTKQALKDSARVQYGQEGYKMADRITKELPPAIMAKDIPLSGIMDPEHPRYGEAGEVRHLIETDPDVRKIYDTARGLEGVVRQAGVHACAVIMASVPLLEHIPMWKRANDGALITGWPYPACEAIGLLKMDFLGLRNLTVIGDCLENIKINRNEELDLEGLQTDDPNVYKLLSSGDTLGVFQLDSGGMQELLKRMQPTGFNDIVASLALYRPGPMGVNAHWDYADRKNGRKPIEPIHPELEEPLKEILEETYGLIVYQEQIMEISRKLANYTAGEADGFRKAMGKKKPEVLAKEYKKFSEGMFSNGYSKAAVDALWGTIEPFASYAFNKSHAAGYGLVSYWTAYLKANYTAEYMAALLTSVADKKDKSAIYLSNCRHLDISVLSPDVNESHLNFMPVGEDIRFGLGAVRNVGEDVVAAIIKAREEKGPFTDFSDYLDKIDITACNKRVTESLIKAGAFDSMDHPRKGLLLIHEDAVDAVTSTKKAADKGQFDLFAGLGADADEVNNVFAVQIPDAQWDKKHQLALEREMLGLYVSGHPLDGYEEALEAQTDTPLTTILSGELRNGAEVTIGGIISGVDRRYSKKDGSPWAIVTMEDHHGAQVDLLVFNKIYAIVGPQIVEDNIILAKAHVSIRDDRMSLFCDDLKVPELGPGNGAGLPLRLTLRTDQCTMENIAKLKQVLSNNKGDSDVYLNVVHGEEKTVMILGEHLRVNRSGNLMGDLKATMGPGILG, encoded by the coding sequence ATGGCCAAAAAATCTTCCTTTGTTCACTTACATAACCACACCGAGTATTCCATGCTCGACGGAATGGCAAAGGTGGACATGTTGGCAGAAGAGGTTGTCCGACAGGGCATGCCTGCAGTTGGTATGACAGACCACGGCAATATGTTCGGATCTGATGCTTTTTACCGAGCGATGAAAGCCGCCGGTGTAAAACCCATCATCGGAATTGAAGCATATATGGCACCAGGCTCGCGCTTACACAAAGAACGCGTGCGTTGGGGCGAACCACATCAAAAGTCTGACGACGTCTCCGCGTCGGGTGCTTACCTTCACCAAACCATGCTTGCAGAAAACGTAGAGGGCCTTCACAATCTTTTCTACTTATCCTCGATGGCATCGTACGAAGGCCAGTTGGGTAAATGGCCTCGCATGGATGCTGAGCTCATCGCAGAACATGCCACCGGCATTATTGCGACTACCGGTTGTCCCTCCGGTGATGTTCAAACGCGTCTTCGCTTGGGGCAGTTCGACGAAGCCCTCGAAGCTGCCGCCATGTGGCAAGACATTTATGGCAAGGAAAATTACTTCCTAGAGCTCATGGACCACGGCCTCGAGATTGAGAATCGAGTCCGCTCAGAGCTCTTAGAAATTGGCCGAAAACTCGATCTGCCTCCGTTGGTAACCAACGACTGCCACTATGTGTTGGAATCGCAGGCCCCCGCGCACGAAGCAATGTTGTGTGTGCAAACAGGTAAGACCTTAAGTGACCCCGATCGATTCAAATTCGACGGATCGGGCTACTACATCAAAACTGCTGAGCAAATGCGGGAAACGTGGGATTCATTGGTTCCACAAGCATGTGACAACACGCTGTGGATTGCAGAGCGTGTTCAAGACTATGGCGAGATTTGGGAACCACATCCCCATGATCGTATGCCTATTGCAGATGTGCCAGAGGGGCACACCCCAACCTCATGGTTGCGCCACGAGGTGCACGAGGGCTTGCGTATGCGATTCAATGGTGGAGAAGTGCCACAAAACTACATTGAACGTGCTGAATTCGAAATCGATGTTATCGATATGAAGGGCTATCCTTCCTACTTCCTTATTGTGGCCGAGCTCATCAAACACGCACGTTCCATTGGCATTAGGGTAGGACCAGGTCGTGGTTCCGCGGCTGGTGCACTAGTTGCTTATGCATTGACCATTACTAACATCGATCCTATGGAGCATGGCCTTCTCTTTGAGAGGTTCTTGAACCCAGAGCGTCCCTCTGCACCAGATATCGATATTGACTTCGACGATCGCCGACGCGGTGAGATGATCCGATACGCGGCTCAACGATGGGGCGAAGACAAGATCGCCCAAGTGATCACGTTCGGTACCGTGAAAACCAAACAGGCGCTGAAAGACTCAGCACGAGTGCAATATGGTCAAGAAGGCTACAAAATGGCCGACCGTATTACCAAGGAACTCCCGCCAGCAATCATGGCGAAGGATATCCCATTATCCGGAATCATGGATCCAGAGCATCCTCGATATGGCGAGGCAGGTGAGGTGCGTCATCTGATTGAAACAGATCCAGATGTGCGCAAGATCTACGACACCGCTCGTGGCCTTGAAGGCGTCGTACGACAGGCCGGTGTGCACGCCTGCGCCGTGATTATGGCCAGCGTGCCGCTGCTTGAGCATATTCCTATGTGGAAGCGTGCTAACGACGGCGCCTTGATTACCGGCTGGCCGTATCCTGCATGTGAAGCCATCGGATTGTTGAAGATGGACTTCCTTGGTCTGCGTAACCTGACCGTGATCGGTGACTGTCTAGAAAACATCAAGATCAATCGGAATGAAGAACTTGATCTTGAAGGTCTACAAACCGACGATCCCAACGTCTATAAGCTGCTATCCAGTGGCGATACTTTGGGCGTGTTCCAGCTTGACTCCGGTGGCATGCAGGAATTGCTGAAACGTATGCAACCAACGGGCTTCAACGATATCGTGGCGTCTCTCGCGCTGTATCGCCCGGGCCCTATGGGTGTGAACGCGCACTGGGACTATGCAGATCGTAAAAATGGTCGAAAGCCTATCGAACCGATCCACCCAGAACTTGAGGAACCACTGAAGGAAATTCTTGAAGAAACCTATGGTCTGATCGTGTATCAAGAGCAGATCATGGAGATTTCTCGCAAGCTGGCCAACTACACTGCTGGCGAAGCAGATGGATTCCGTAAAGCAATGGGTAAGAAGAAACCTGAGGTGCTGGCCAAGGAGTACAAGAAGTTCTCTGAGGGTATGTTCTCCAATGGTTATTCTAAAGCAGCTGTCGACGCGTTATGGGGAACAATTGAGCCGTTCGCATCCTACGCGTTTAACAAGTCTCACGCGGCAGGCTATGGGTTAGTGTCCTACTGGACCGCCTACCTTAAGGCCAACTACACCGCGGAATATATGGCGGCGTTGTTGACCTCGGTGGCAGACAAGAAGGACAAGTCTGCGATCTATCTTTCCAACTGCCGGCATCTTGATATTTCGGTGTTGTCTCCAGATGTGAATGAGTCCCACCTAAACTTCATGCCAGTTGGTGAGGACATCCGCTTTGGTCTTGGCGCAGTGCGTAACGTGGGTGAAGATGTTGTGGCTGCGATTATTAAGGCACGCGAAGAAAAAGGTCCTTTCACCGATTTTTCGGATTACTTAGACAAAATCGATATCACCGCATGCAACAAGCGTGTGACCGAATCCTTGATTAAGGCCGGCGCTTTTGATTCTATGGATCATCCTCGCAAGGGCTTGCTTCTGATTCATGAGGATGCAGTTGATGCGGTTACCAGCACGAAGAAGGCTGCGGATAAGGGGCAGTTCGATCTCTTTGCAGGTCTTGGTGCAGATGCTGACGAGGTCAATAACGTTTTTGCGGTTCAAATTCCGGATGCACAGTGGGATAAAAAACATCAGCTTGCACTCGAGCGAGAAATGCTTGGTCTTTATGTCTCTGGTCATCCGCTCGATGGATACGAAGAAGCACTGGAAGCACAAACCGATACCCCATTGACCACTATTTTGAGTGGTGAGCTACGTAATGGTGCAGAAGTCACAATTGGCGGAATCATTTCCGGCGTGGATCGTCGCTACTCTAAGAAAGACGGATCTCCGTGGGCAATCGTTACGATGGAAGATCACCATGGTGCACAGGTGGATCTGCTTGTGTTCAACAAGATCTATGCCATTGTCGGTCCGCAGATCGTGGAAGACAACATCATCCTTGCTAAAGCTCACGTGAGCATTCGCGACGATCGTATGTCGCTGTTTTGTGATGACCTCAAGGTCCCAGAATTGGGACCGGGTAATGGCGCTGGTCTACCGCTGCGTCTTACCCTCCGAACTGATCAATGCACTATGGAAAACATTGCCAAGCTCAAGCAGGTGCTCTCTAATAACAAAGGAGATTCCGACGTATACCTGAATGTGGTTCACGGCGAAGAAAAAACAGTGATGATTTTGGGCGAACACCTGCGAGTTAATCGCAGCGGAAATCTCATGGGCGACCTGAAAGCCACCATGGGTCCGGGCATTTTGGGGTAG
- the rarD gene encoding EamA family transporter RarD, which produces MIYGILAYLLWGLFPAFFPLLLPAAPLEIIAHRILWTGVFMAIVVVITRQWRELLSAGKSQWLRLALASILIAANWLIYVIAVNTGHVADAAFGYFINPIVNVVLGVAFLRERLRPLQSLSVVIAAAAVVVLSVFGGSAPLLSLSLALSFGFYGLVKKKVTISAAASLTAETFVLLPLALGYIIYLEITGPGTFVSHGPEHAGLLISAGAITAVPLLLFGLATKFIPLSTIGMLQYMTPTFQMLWAVFVVNEHIEPLKWVGFGIIWISVAMYIGDVLLQRRHRTLRLHNRSE; this is translated from the coding sequence ATGATCTACGGAATTCTGGCGTACCTACTCTGGGGCCTCTTCCCAGCATTTTTCCCGCTGCTTCTTCCGGCCGCGCCATTAGAAATTATCGCGCACAGAATTTTGTGGACAGGCGTGTTCATGGCCATCGTGGTCGTGATAACCCGCCAGTGGCGCGAGCTGTTATCTGCAGGGAAAAGTCAATGGTTACGCCTAGCGCTAGCCTCGATTCTCATTGCCGCCAACTGGCTTATTTACGTAATTGCGGTTAATACCGGTCACGTGGCTGACGCAGCATTTGGCTATTTTATTAATCCTATTGTCAACGTCGTTTTGGGTGTTGCTTTCCTTCGAGAACGCCTACGCCCTTTGCAATCACTGAGCGTGGTGATCGCTGCGGCTGCCGTTGTGGTTCTTTCCGTCTTCGGCGGCAGCGCTCCCCTGCTTTCTTTAAGTCTCGCGCTCTCCTTCGGCTTTTATGGGCTAGTAAAAAAGAAAGTCACAATCTCTGCAGCTGCTTCACTTACCGCAGAAACCTTCGTGCTGTTGCCTCTGGCTCTGGGCTACATCATTTACCTCGAAATAACCGGTCCAGGTACTTTCGTTTCCCACGGCCCAGAGCATGCAGGATTACTTATTAGCGCTGGTGCCATTACCGCAGTCCCACTACTTCTTTTCGGATTGGCCACGAAATTCATTCCGCTTTCAACGATCGGCATGTTGCAATACATGACGCCCACATTCCAAATGCTGTGGGCTGTCTTTGTGGTCAATGAGCATATCGAACCACTGAAATGGGTAGGTTTTGGCATCATTTGGATTTCCGTCGCTATGTACATTGGCGACGTCCTCCTACAGCGTCGCCACAGAACGTTACGACTCCACAACAGGAGCGAGTAG
- a CDS encoding RluA family pseudouridine synthase, with translation MSREQRSLPVPEGLAGMRVDAALSKLLGISRTAAADLAIAGDVVVDGHCVGKSDRLSEGQWLDVTLPEVRDLTPREELIEGMDILYSDDDVIAVNKPVGVAAHPTLGWEGPTVIGGLAAAGFRISTSGPPERKGIVQRLDVGTSGVMVIAASERGYSVLKRAFKERTVTKTYHSLVQGHMDPLSGTIDAPIGRHPSAGWRFAVTTDGKHAVTHYETIEAFAEASLLRIHLETGRTHQIRVHMSALHHPCCGDPMYGSDPALSERLGLDRQWLHAVSLGFHHPADGRWVEIESPYSNDLQHALDVLRSE, from the coding sequence ATGAGCCGTGAACAAAGATCGTTGCCGGTCCCTGAGGGGTTAGCAGGCATGCGTGTCGACGCCGCCCTGAGCAAGCTTTTAGGTATTTCTCGAACCGCGGCTGCGGATCTTGCTATTGCCGGCGATGTAGTTGTCGATGGACATTGCGTCGGAAAATCAGACCGCTTGTCTGAGGGGCAGTGGCTCGATGTCACACTTCCTGAAGTCCGCGATCTTACGCCACGCGAAGAACTCATCGAGGGTATGGACATCTTGTACTCCGATGATGATGTGATTGCCGTGAATAAACCAGTCGGTGTCGCAGCTCATCCCACCTTGGGATGGGAAGGACCGACCGTGATCGGTGGTCTTGCTGCTGCAGGTTTTCGGATTTCTACCTCGGGTCCGCCAGAACGCAAAGGAATCGTGCAGCGCCTCGACGTTGGTACCTCTGGCGTGATGGTTATCGCGGCTTCGGAACGCGGATATTCTGTACTCAAGCGAGCTTTCAAAGAACGTACGGTTACTAAGACCTATCACTCGCTAGTACAAGGGCATATGGATCCGCTGAGCGGTACGATTGATGCGCCCATTGGGCGGCACCCTTCGGCTGGCTGGCGTTTTGCCGTGACAACGGACGGAAAGCACGCTGTTACTCACTATGAAACAATTGAGGCATTTGCAGAGGCGTCGTTACTTCGTATTCATCTAGAAACAGGACGCACCCACCAAATTCGTGTGCACATGTCTGCACTGCACCATCCTTGTTGCGGCGATCCCATGTATGGATCGGATCCTGCGCTTTCTGAGCGTCTGGGTCTTGACCGGCAATGGCTGCATGCTGTGTCTTTGGGTTTTCACCATCCAGCGGACGGGCGATGGGTAGAAATCGAGTCGCCGTATTCGAATGATCTGCAGCATGCGCTCGATGTGCTAAGAAGCGAGTAA
- the lspA gene encoding signal peptidase II — protein sequence MSLTDRSNPEARRQKQSQTWVGVMAVIIALVALVDQLVKVWMLSALRDGNIIYLIEDWFRLRLLFNSGAAFSIGENATWVFTCIQLIFVIGIVATMRKIKDPWQAVGLALIAGGALGNLIDRLFRAPAFFIGHVVDFISVGNFAVFNIADSAISCGVVLVVIAMLLESRKEGKE from the coding sequence GACAGGAGTAATCCAGAGGCACGACGTCAAAAACAAAGCCAGACGTGGGTTGGTGTCATGGCAGTCATCATCGCGCTCGTGGCACTTGTTGATCAACTGGTAAAAGTGTGGATGCTTTCGGCATTGCGTGATGGGAACATCATCTACCTAATAGAGGATTGGTTCCGGTTGCGGTTGCTGTTTAATTCCGGAGCGGCATTTTCTATTGGAGAAAACGCTACTTGGGTATTCACGTGTATCCAGTTGATTTTTGTCATTGGAATCGTCGCTACGATGCGTAAAATCAAAGATCCGTGGCAAGCTGTCGGCCTCGCGTTGATTGCGGGGGGTGCGTTAGGCAACCTTATTGATCGGTTATTTCGAGCGCCAGCATTTTTTATCGGCCATGTTGTGGACTTTATTTCGGTAGGAAATTTTGCGGTTTTTAACATTGCCGATAGCGCCATTAGCTGTGGCGTGGTTCTTGTTGTTATCGCAATGCTGTTGGAAAGCCGTAAGGAGGGGAAGGAATGA